A window of the Elusimicrobiota bacterium genome harbors these coding sequences:
- a CDS encoding cupin domain-containing protein — protein MKRSENNKEDLRGKTLKAGDLVSYDKGAVVSRTIIEKKTGTVTIFSFDKDQGLSEHTAPFDAMVEILDGEAEIIISGKSNKVKAGEFIIMPAGKPHALKAVKKFKMALIMIRS, from the coding sequence ATGAAAAGATCAGAAAACAACAAGGAAGACTTAAGGGGAAAGACGCTTAAGGCCGGGGATTTAGTAAGTTATGACAAGGGCGCGGTGGTGAGCCGCACCATAATAGAGAAGAAAACCGGTACAGTCACCATCTTCTCTTTTGACAAGGACCAGGGCCTGAGCGAACATACCGCCCCGTTCGACGCTATGGTTGAAATATTGGATGGTGAGGCGGAAATAATCATCTCAGGCAAGTCCAATAAGGTGAAGGCGGGAGAATTTATAATAATGCCCGCAGGCAAGCCTCACGCGCTGAAAGCCGTAAAAAAGTTCAAGATGGCGCTCATAATGATACGCTCCTGA
- a CDS encoding ABC transporter permease, translating into MRFNIQRAYSIARKEVMHILRDPFTLALALGLPVMLVTFFGYAIDYEVRNIALTVSDRDNGPAARRLKEVFSSSGYFRLVEPGPAGPVEMLDSGRASAALFLEPDFSKKIKGGSPAEAQFVLDGSDNSKAGAVIGYLPGIQRGVLVRLAPLFWNKKQAVIDETISIDDDMRTKRAGLGRSPAREPLSVETRFLYNPELNSRWFTVPGLAAIIIGLLSILLTAMTVAREWENGSMELLLSTPVRPLEIMAGKLAPYGALVLAGVVFVYLVSRLVFGVPFAGSHLLYLAACLLFITAALSQGLLISIITRQQQIAMQLGMITGLLPSMLLSGFIFPVESMPKFFQYLTMLLPPRWFMAAARGITLKGADIGELAVPFLALALLSMGMLALALKKFKTDLE; encoded by the coding sequence ATGCGATTCAATATTCAAAGAGCTTATTCCATCGCGCGCAAGGAGGTCATGCATATCCTGCGCGATCCGTTCACGCTGGCGTTGGCGCTGGGTCTGCCGGTGATGCTGGTAACCTTCTTCGGCTATGCCATAGATTACGAGGTCAGGAATATCGCGCTTACGGTCTCAGACCGGGATAACGGGCCCGCCGCGCGCCGCCTCAAAGAAGTATTTTCGTCTTCCGGTTATTTCCGCCTCGTTGAGCCGGGCCCGGCCGGCCCGGTGGAAATGCTGGATTCAGGCCGGGCTTCCGCGGCGCTTTTCCTGGAACCGGATTTTTCCAAAAAAATAAAAGGCGGCAGCCCGGCGGAAGCGCAGTTCGTGCTGGACGGCAGCGACAACTCCAAGGCGGGCGCCGTGATAGGGTACCTACCCGGCATACAGCGCGGTGTTCTGGTCAGGCTTGCCCCGCTCTTTTGGAACAAAAAGCAAGCGGTTATTGACGAAACTATATCTATAGACGATGATATGCGAACCAAAAGGGCGGGGCTTGGGAGGAGTCCGGCGCGCGAGCCTCTCTCTGTTGAGACCCGCTTCCTCTATAACCCTGAGCTGAACAGCCGCTGGTTTACCGTACCGGGGCTGGCCGCCATAATAATAGGCCTGCTGTCGATACTTCTGACGGCGATGACCGTGGCCCGCGAATGGGAGAACGGCTCCATGGAACTGCTGCTTTCAACTCCGGTGCGGCCACTGGAGATAATGGCAGGCAAGCTTGCCCCGTACGGGGCTTTAGTACTGGCCGGTGTGGTTTTCGTGTATCTCGTATCACGTCTGGTTTTCGGTGTGCCTTTCGCCGGCAGCCATCTGCTTTATCTGGCGGCCTGCCTGCTTTTTATAACCGCAGCGCTTTCTCAGGGGCTGCTTATTTCCATTATAACGCGCCAGCAGCAGATAGCCATGCAACTGGGTATGATAACCGGCCTGCTGCCTTCCATGCTGCTGTCCGGTTTCATTTTCCCGGTGGAGAGCATGCCCAAATTCTTCCAGTACCTGACTATGCTGCTGCCGCCGAGGTGGTTCATGGCGGCGGCGCGCGGGATAACCCTTAAGGGGGCGGACATCGGTGAACTCGCTGTGCCGTTCCTGGCGCTGGCGCTTTTAAGCATGGGAATGCTGGCGCTGGCGCTGAAAAAGTTCAAGACGGATTTAGAATAG
- a CDS encoding ABC transporter permease, which produces MKRTLIAFIRKELTQTLRDAKMRTLLFGAPIIQLTIFGLALSTEIKNIKLAAFSQPDDAMFGRVTEGFYASGWFTRAIYAPGEDPFELIASGRADAVLIAPKEGLAVSAGRGGGKMQLLVDASNATKARAVEAYAKNIISAASAREYGAPGEPPLKFDVRVLYNPAMESSMFLVPGVMGMLACLITIILTAMSLTREREMGTFETIVSAPLSNTEILLGKTLPYILLGLVNVTLVVIAGYLIFSVPVRGALWQLALGALAFVITTVSVGTFISTIAKNQQQAMLGGFMFLFPAIIMSGVMYPVENMPKAVIAAAYLDPLMYFVRMLRNIMLKGGDTYVFWTNLGVLALMAVFASGFAYKRFRQTLN; this is translated from the coding sequence ATGAAACGTACGCTTATAGCCTTTATACGGAAAGAACTGACTCAGACGCTGCGTGATGCCAAAATGCGTACGCTGCTGTTCGGAGCGCCCATAATACAGCTGACTATTTTTGGCCTGGCGCTTTCCACTGAGATAAAAAATATTAAACTTGCGGCTTTTTCGCAGCCGGATGACGCCATGTTCGGCCGCGTAACGGAAGGCTTTTACGCCTCCGGCTGGTTTACACGCGCTATATACGCGCCAGGTGAGGATCCTTTTGAACTTATAGCTTCCGGCCGTGCTGATGCCGTGCTGATAGCGCCGAAAGAAGGCCTGGCAGTCTCGGCCGGGCGCGGCGGCGGCAAAATGCAGCTTTTGGTGGATGCCTCAAACGCCACCAAGGCCAGGGCTGTGGAAGCTTACGCTAAAAACATCATATCGGCCGCCTCTGCCAGGGAATACGGCGCGCCGGGGGAACCTCCGCTTAAATTCGATGTGCGCGTCCTTTACAATCCGGCCATGGAATCCTCCATGTTCCTGGTGCCCGGCGTTATGGGGATGCTGGCCTGCCTTATTACGATAATACTCACGGCCATGTCGCTCACGCGCGAGCGCGAGATGGGGACTTTTGAAACTATAGTTTCGGCGCCGCTCTCCAATACGGAGATACTTCTCGGCAAGACCCTGCCCTACATACTGCTGGGGCTCGTGAACGTGACCTTGGTGGTAATAGCGGGTTATCTGATATTCAGCGTGCCCGTGCGAGGGGCCTTGTGGCAGCTGGCCCTGGGTGCGCTTGCTTTCGTTATAACCACGGTAAGTGTGGGCACTTTCATTTCCACCATTGCAAAAAATCAGCAGCAGGCGATGCTGGGCGGATTCATGTTCCTGTTCCCGGCTATAATTATGAGCGGCGTGATGTATCCGGTGGAGAACATGCCTAAGGCTGTGATAGCCGCCGCATACCTGGACCCGCTTATGTATTTTGTGCGCATGCTGCGCAATATCATGCTGAAAGGCGGGGATACTTATGTTTTCTGGACCAACCTGGGCGTGCTGGCCCTGATGGCAGTGTTCGCCTCCGGATTCGCGTATAAGCGATTCAGGCAGACGCTGAATTAG